The proteins below are encoded in one region of Eulemur rufifrons isolate Redbay chromosome 2, OSU_ERuf_1, whole genome shotgun sequence:
- the NEIL1 gene encoding endonuclease 8-like 1 — translation MPEGPELHLASHFVNEACRGLVFGGRVEKSSVSRNPEVPFESSAYCISASARGKELRLTLSPLPGAQPPQEPLALVFRFGMSGSFQLVPGDALPPHAHLRFYTAPPGPRLALCFVDIRRFGRWDLGGKWQPGRGPCVLLEYEQFRENVLRNLADKAFDRPICEALLDQRFFNGIGNYLRAEILFRLRIPPFEKARTVLEALQQRRPSPELTLSQKIRAKLQNPDLLELCHSVPKEVVQLGGKGYGPESGEEDFAAFRAWLRCYGVPGMSSLQDRQGRTIWFQGDPGPLVPKGRKSCQKKSKATRLSPEDRAENPPPPNKARSRTRRARRDPPEKTATQQPEGTSLQQDPEAPTVPEKGRRKGRQATPGRRRRPRKIKADAPPLEPEGTSAS, via the exons ATGCCTGAGGGCCCTGAGCTGCACCTGGCCAGCCACTTTGTGAATGAGGCATGCCGGGGGCTGGTGTTCGGCGGGCGTGTGGAGAAGTCTTCCGTCAGCCGCAACCCCGAGGTGCCCTTTGAGAGCAGTGCCTACTGCATTTCGGCCTCAGCCCGTGGCAAGGAGCTGCGCCTGACACTGAGCCCTCTGCCTGGGGCCCAGCCCCCACAGGAGCCCCTGGCCCTCGTCTTCCGCTTTGGCATGTCCGGCTCCTTCCAGTTGGTGCCCGGAGATGCGCTGCCACCCCATGCCCATCTTCGCTTTTACACAGCTCCACCTGGCCCCCGGCTCGCCCTGTGCTTTGTGGACATCCGCCGATTCGGCCGCTGGGACCTCGGGGGCAAGTGGCAGCCGGGCCGAGGGCCCTGTGTCTTGCTGGAGTATGAGCAGTTCAG GGAAAACGTGCTACGAAACCTAGCGGACAAAGCCTTTGACCGGCCCATCTGCGAGGCCCTCCTGGACCAGAGGTTCTTCAATGGCATTGGCAACTATTTGCGAGCAGAGATCCTGTTCCG GCTGAGGATCCCCCCCTTCGAGAAGGCCCGAACGGTTCTGGAGGCCCTGCAGCAGCGCAGGCCG AGCCCGGAGCTGACCCTGAGCCAGAAGATCAGGGCCAAACTGCAGAACCCGGACCTGCTGGAGCTGTGCCACTCGGTGCCCAAGGAAGTGGTCCAGCTGG GGGGCAAAGGCTATGGGCCGGAGAGCGGGGAGGAGGACTTCGCTGCCTTTCGGGCCTGGCTGCGGTGCTATGGCGTGCCAGGCATGAGCTCCCTGCAGGACCGGCAGGGCCGCACCATCTGGTTCCAG GGGGATCCTGGACCCCTGGTACCCAAAG GGCGCAAGTCCTGCCAAAAGAAATCCAAGGCAACACGGCTGAGTCCCGAGGACAGAGCGGAG AACCCTCCACCTCCAAACAAGGCCCGTTCCAGGACACGAAGGGCACGGAGAGATCCTCCTGAGAAGACTGCAACCCAGCAGCCTGAGGGGACCAGCCTCCAACAGGACCCAGAAGCTCCCACGGTCCccgagaaagggaggaggaaggggcgaCAGGCCACCCCCG GCCGCCGCCGCAGACCCCGCAAGATTAAGGCTGATGCTCCACCCTTGGAACCAGAGGGGACCTCAGCCTCTTAA